In a single window of the Acipenser ruthenus chromosome 8, fAciRut3.2 maternal haplotype, whole genome shotgun sequence genome:
- the LOC117407328 gene encoding C2 domain-containing protein 3-like isoform X2 produces the protein MKNKKIKTSTLGSKKKKAASDVSPSTGLPPLVEGQLRCFLRVTVSKILWTIQKPPAAPRVRLKWWGELSDGTCFRPRDSSQKEQKGVKTTARFAIRCGPKQFTSYLADMGMLVLDVVTKPDHLPIGRVQVSGISQLSPTHSISGFFTVVSPTSEKLGELQVSLALEPLSETYDSSSSIPTTDMSIDTAMAALSKGASRENQLVVPPQPLRLSINSTSGRDSVGSSASNTPRGKDHLYFQENTRVPKDTSSSARPEDAVESLRPASPHHRLVQFSQETETHVLPANSQASKDLISVLLDRGSKLRNAMVVSALQSDLDAEPALKDIHLPLPNDTVRKPVSVSSMPSSGKLLENLLDPDPNLKPTQVNLLPLSEYQDQEYTLDTENRAIQLLLGSVNSSPLQHWDGTGSPPESLSGGSSIYEESELSDPHYDQSLLENLFYKAPKSDTSLSDFSSEDDEIKSAKGKQKISRGHAGHHPDRPRQSLQAPDSKNECSFPEGATLTAGKEPSSSIDLSVDRLTLLGRIHLARVIIETLKIPPDSTQTTPSKKAGKGKPPRPVSTRKCTYFVEYHFPVASSREEAGQVSMKTEVVRVASSKIIGGVVKFQQRFVFPLHFSGVMIEQWWNMDLEFKIYARKSTQKKPVPIGTARFPLRKAIQSELLSLSTELSVFRLDGEKQELGPLKVSFELAADNKDFSTARSQCAGFSKAPSYAVTSPGHKTVSLPDNESSQQLGTDGANASVPVKAHSKARNKTPQTMKELQRENGIQLNPPYCSAVRNLNRQFSALRAEEEDGVLLHVLLMVPEGKDFTTAAMQPCNLYLNCKLFGTDEATRSPVIWGQNQPTFNFTQVAPVTLASRLLERMKNNVMVIEVWKKVPSPAQDKLVGLAKLPLHQFYMSFRDPKISHLLLQAQYPVVGVDSYMPVIDVFTGSIQGRLRVILAMGSGEQILALQRLKSEEGTSAPSVQRPTHFLDQMPNIPSEINRRHGNSMREHIFEIKVERIKGLTPLQSTVWGEADCFIQYSFPAQDTESERNLDSQALESMSLRPFRTTTTLCVPDPVFNDSQSHTLVVPADVPVQRLLLSACSSQGLAGGGGIQFEVWCRYYYPNVRDQVVARGILPLSKLCAMVTMQRQEHAGTHTFSLPLIPRTDSAEGHHPHPSGLLDVCVLYKHSVQAAESSRQGAGASRVVTVAVQVHRASGLQAAARAAAERDRSFQYHADVGVNTTVSMQLSFLPESEKRMTRVVARTFCPEFDHHTEFSCNLVIQRSSGETCSLAELLQAAEATFTLYHHGAKQASTSRTSEDTVLGTVKVQLADLLNKRTGITGWFAVNMPAERDSEALQNAGGGLEISISFAHHSDRERVVSAAEALGWHAGVNGECTQERDEDGDGAEWQAGERALSISVAAPRLWLPLRCLLLAGRRDLERSTYCYVRFKLYDRDPFCSSLRHPSLEDEDVTTVTFKEIRTVELRSSQPLLWYLREERLEVQVWVAFGKEKRPRPHDTDRLVGSAYVDLSTLAKKPLHKLCISGVYPLFKRSAPDLSGAAVRVHITLSPAHLTPAQEQLSAPEESYLEDVSDTEIREAESFAHAKDSHHQNVEIQQQRKTSGDCEGQDSQVENTFAVSITVERAMHLSLKGSPLIERTGVSPSCCVSYATADAASPVTTAVIENTDCPVWDHQQQTRLSKEILVDPQQTLVFKVWHKGDVERVIGFASVDLSPLLSGFQSVCGWYNITDFSGQCQGQIKVSITPLGTVHGLREERLATSENKAKESDVSFQGFPLSYRTTAMYNSFPTHVTRYPEQIIKSTSPDFLVSERPSNRHEEHVDNVRRFHQSLQQGDKSLEYAQSGEARSSRSALFTALRKNLGELDDIQRYFSQKLSTPSFPHVSDPNKSSRLSENGDYVQVPQSNSPSTEATQLLAKSSRLVCEVNNLFSGHHGKTQDLFLEKPQLVPEVSKDNVRLQDQVQFERDLTEATDVAYLDLVAGATNEEGISSPICFPTEYQNLSTRARNGQLIQDDVSSESDLAMDDATEQRDNNTSDACSEDEYEEAVIQPRALNDVTGMTDRTSPWSSIVSEPDMASVEQLDEVEPLGQERLEAQEVLRAEGSPLPDVLHDGHSSMPSGAQSQIRGECVWFDSHVSSRHTETALGGDEGEAPVQVDRDIAASSAITRLDFSLDSGNPSTADGLDNRPQDLHRESLCHERRLSSSSESFQRELSRNDAEEADEETTPVRLPDPEVLPNFFLPTQHLEASMRALRIAPVFPSSSSDTLESGTANGIPFRRVKRQKPSVPSPSTRKEETKRIAKIFAAQFSQKQ, from the exons ATGAAGAATAAGAAAATTAAGACCAGCACATTAGGAAGCAAGAAAAAGAAAG CTGCCAGCGATGTCTCCCCATCTACTGGTCTCCCGCCATTAGTAGAAGGCCAGCTGCGGTGCTTTCTAAGGGTGACAGTCAGTAAAATCTTATGGACGATCCAGAAACCCCCAGCTGCACCCCGTGTCAGACTGAAGTGGTGGGGTGAGTTGTCAGATGGGACCTGTTTCCGCCCCAGAGACAGCTCTCAGAAGGAGCAGAAAGGAGTTAAGACAACGGCACGCTTTGCTATTCGCTGCGGCCCGAAGCAGTTCACCTCCTACCTTGCAG ATATGGGTATGCTGGTGCTAGATGTGGTGACCAAACCGGACCATCTTCCTATTGGACGGGTACAAGTCAGTGGGATATCGCAGCTCTCTCCAACCCACTCCATCAGTGGGTTTTTCACAGTAGTGTCTCCAACGTCTGAGAAGCTTGGAGAATTACAG GTATCCCTTGCTCTTGAACCCTTGTCTGAAACATATGACAGTAGCAGTTCTATTCCAACCACTGATATGAGCATAGACACTGCAATGGCAGCGCTGTCAAAGGGTGCTTCTCGTGAAAACCAATTGGTGGTACCTCCTCAGCCACTTCGACTTTCTATTAACAGCACCAGTGGAAGGGATTCTGTGGGAAGCAGTGCATCAAATACCCCAAG AGGTAAAGACCACTTATACTTTCAAGAAAACACTAGAGTCCCAAAAGATACTTCTTCCAGTGCAAGACCTGAAGATGCAGTGGAGAGCTTGAGACCAGCCTCCCCCCACCACAGGCTTGTACAGTTTTCTCAAGAGACCGAAACTCATGTCTTACCAGCAAACAGCCAAGCATCCAAGGATCTCATCTCAG TGCTTTTGGATCGTGGCAGCAAACTCAGGAATGCTATGGTGGTTTCTGCTCTGCAGTCTGACCTGGATGCTGAACCTGCATTGAAGGACATTCACCTGCCTCTGCCAAATGATACTGTTAGGAAACCAGTATCTGT GTCCTCTATGCCTTCATCGGGCAAGCTGCTTGAGAATCTGCTTGACCCTGATCCAAATCTCAAACCCACGCAAGTTAACCTCTTGCCTTTGTCAGAATACCAAGACCAAGAATATACACTTGACACAGAGAACAGAGCAATTCAGCTGCTCCTGGGCAG TGTAAATTCTTCCCCGTTACAACACTGGGATGGAACCGGTTCCCCTCCTGAGTCCTTGTCTGGCGGCAGCAGTATCTATGAGGAAAGTGAACTGAGCGATCCGCATTATGACCAGAGCCTGCTGGAGAACCTGTTCTATAAGGCTCCT AAATCTGACACCAGCCTGAGTGATTTCAGTAGTGAAGATGATGAAATCAAGTCTGCAAAAGGAAAACAGAAGATTTCAAGAGGTCATGCAGGACATCATCCAGACCGACCCAGACAGTCACTTCAGGCTCCTGATAGCAAAAATGAATG TTCATTCCCAGAAGGAGCCACATTGACCGCTGGAAAAGAGCCGTCCAGCTCCATTGACCTGAGTGTGGACAGACTGACACTGTTAGGTCGGATACACCTGGCCAGGGTTATAATTGAAACTCTGAAAATCCCCCCAGACAGCACCCAGACAACACCAAGTAAAAAAGCTGGCAAAGGAAAACCACCAAGACCTGTTTCAACTAgaaaatg CACCTATTTTGTGGAGTACCACTTCCCTGTGGCATCTTCAAGAGAAGAGGCTGGTCAGGTGTCCATGAAAACTGAAGTTGTAAGGGTAGCCTCCAGCAAAATTATAGGAGGAG TTGTGAAGTTTCAGCAGCGGTTTGTGTTCCCACTGCATTTCAGTGGTGTGATGATAGAGCAATGGTGGAACATGGACCTCGAATTTAAAATCTATGCTAGAAAAAGCACACAGAAGAAG CCTGTTCCAATTGGAACAGCTCGTTTCCCATTACGGAAAGCCATTCAGTCTGAACTCCTGAGTCTGTCTACTGAGCTGTCTGTCTTCAGGCTGGATGGAGAAAAACAGGAACTTGGGCCTTTAAAG GTTTCTTTTGAGCTGGCTGCAGACAACAAGGATTTCTCTACTGCCAGGTCCCAATGTGCAGGATTTTCTAAAGCCCCTTCATATGCTGTTACCAGTCCTGGACACAAGACCGTATCTCTTCCTGATAACGAGAGTAGTCAACAGCTGGGCACTGATGGTGCCAATGCCTCTGTCCCTGTCAAAGCACACAGCAAGGCCAGAAACAAGACCCCTCAAACCATGAAGGAATTGCAGAGAGAAAATGGGATTCAGCTGAACCCACCTTACTGTTCAGCAGTACGGAATTTAAATAGACAGTTCAGTGCACTGCGTGCAGAAGAGGAGGATGGAGTCTTGCTGCATGTTTTGTTGATGGTACCAGAGGGAAAGGATTTTACCACAGCAGCAATGCAGCCATGCAAtttgtatttaaactgcaaaCTGTTTGGTACAGATGAAGCAACAAGGTCTCCTGTCATTTGGGGACAAAATCAGCCAACATTTAACTTCACTCAA GTGGCTCCTGTGACGCTGGCCTCCAGACTGCTGGAGAGAATGAAGAACAATGTGATGGTGATCGAGGTGTGGAAGAAAGTGCCAAGTCCAGCACAGGACAAGCTGGTGGGACTAGCGAAACTCCCACTGCACCAATTCTACATGTCATTTAG GGACCCCAAGATTTCTCACCTGCTGCTGCAGGCTCAGTATCCAGTGGTGGGAGTGGACAGCTACATGCCGGTCATTGATGTGTTTACAGGCAGCATCCAAGGCCGCCTACGGGTCATTCTAGCTATGGGTTCAGGAGAACAGATTCTAGCACTGCAACGTTTAAAAAGTGAAGAAGGGACTTCAGCTCCTAGCGTTCAAAGGCCAACACACTTTCTGGATCAAATGCCAAATATACCATCTGag ATAAACAGAAGGCATGGAAACTCAATGAGAGAACACATATTTGAGATCAAAGTTGAACGCATAAAAGGACTGACTCCATTACAGTCCACTGTCTGGGGAGAAGCGGACTGCTTTATACAGTATAGTTTCCCAGCCCAGGACACAGAATCTGAGAGGAACTTGGACTCCCAGGCGCTAGAAAGCA TGAGTTTGAGGCCATTCCGTACTACCACCACTCTGTGTGTCCCGGACCCTGTTTTCAATGACAGTCAGAGCCACACTCTCGTCGTACCAGCTGATGTTCCAGTACAGCGATTGCTGCTCAGCGCTTGCTCAAGCCAAGGGTTAGCAGGCGGTGGAGGCATTCAGTTTGAAGTGTGGTGCAG GTATTATTACCCAAATGTCCGAGACCAGGTAGTGGCCCGAGGTATCCTTCCCCTGTCCAAGCTGTGTGCCATGGTGACCATGCAGCGGCAGGAACACGCTGGCACACACACCTTCAGCCTCCCTCTGATCCCCAGAACAGACAGCGCAGAGGGGCACCACCCGCATCCTTCAG GTTTGCTTGATGTGTGTGTGCTGTACAAGCACTCAGTGCAGGCAGCTGAAAGCTCCAGACAGGGAGCTGGAGCATCACGCGTCGTGACTGTTGCAGTCCAGGTTCACCGAGCATCAGGCCTGCAGGCTGCAGCAAG AGCTGCCGCAGAGAGGGACCGCTCGTTCCAATACCACGCAGATGTAGGTGTGAACACCACCGTCAGCATGCAGCTTTCTTTCCTCCCAGAGAGTGAAAAGAGAATGACGCGAGTTGTCGCCCGCACCTTCTGCCCTGAGTTTGATCATCACACAGAGTTTTCTTGTAATCTAGTGATCCAGAGATCCAGTGGGGAGACCTGTAGCCTGGCTGAGTTGTTACAGGCTGCAGAAGCTACATTTACTCTCTACCACCATGGTGCTAAACAAG CCTCTACCAGTAGAACATCAGAGGACACTGTACTGGGAACCGTCAAAGTACAGTTGGCAGATTTGCTGAATAAAAGGACAG GAATCACTGGCTGGTTTGCAGTAAATATGCCAGCGGAGCGTGATTCAGAGGCTTTACAGAACGCTGGTGGTGGATTGGAGATCTCGATCAGCTTTGCTCACCATTCTGACAGGGAGAGGGTTGTAAGTGCTGCAGAAGCCTTGGGCTGGCATGCTGGTGTGAATGGAGAATGTACACAGGAGCGTGATGAGGATGGAGACGGAGCTGAATGGCAGGCCGGGGAGCGGGCTTTGTCGATCTCTGTTGCTGCTCCTCGATTGTGGCTCCCTCTGCGCTGCCTGCTGCTTGCAGGAAGGAGAGATCTGGAGAGGTCCACCTATTGTTATGTTAGGTTCAAACTGTACGACAGAGACCCTTTTTGCTCCTCTCTCCGGCACCCGTCCTTAGAGGATGAAGACGTCACCACTGTGACTTTCAAAGAGATCAGGACTGTAGAGCTGAGGAGCAGCCAGCCCCTGCTTTGGTACCTGAGAGAGGAAAGGCTGGAGGTACAGGTTTGGGTCGCTTTCGGAAAAGAGAAGAGGCCGAGACCTCATGATACTGATCGACTAGTCGGTTCGGCTTATGTGGACCTTTCCACATTGGCAAAGAAGCCTCTACACAAGCTATGCATCAGTG GAGTGTACCCCCTTTTTAAACGCAGTGCCCCTGATTTGTCTGGGGCTGCTGTCAGAGTCCACATCACGCTCTCCCCAGCTCACCTGACACCTGCTCAAGAGCAGCTTTCGGCTCCTGAAGAAAGTTACCTTGAGGATGTTAGTGATACTGAAATTAGGGAAGCAGAAAGTTTTGCACATGCCAAGGACTCTCACCATCAAAATGTAGAAATCCAGCAACAGAGAAAAACTTCAGGAGATTGCGAAGGCCAAGATTCACAAGTCGAAAACACATTCGCAGTGAGCATCACTGTGGAAAGAGCTATGCATCTTAGCCTCAAAG GCAGCCCCCTGATAGAACGCACTGGAGTAAGCCCAAGCTGCTGTGTCTCTTACGCCACCGCAGATGCAGCCAGTCCAGTGACAACAGCTGTAATTGAGAACACAGACTGTCCTGTCTGGGACCACCAGCAGCAGACACG GCTTTCCAAGGAGATTTTAGTAGATCCACAACAGACACTGGTCTTCAAAGTTTGGCATAAAGGAG ATGTTGAGCGAGTAATCGGATTCGCTTCTGTGGACCTCTCTCCCCTGCTGTCGGGTTTTCAGTCCGTGTGTGGGTGGTACAACATCACGGACTTCAGTGGGCAATGTCAAGGACAGATCAAAGTGTCCATCACTCCCCTAGGGACGGTTCATGGCCTCCGAGAGGAGAGACTGGCAACCAGCGAGAACAAAGCAAAGGAATCTGAT GTTTCTTTTCAAGGATTCCCGCTGTCATATAGGACTACTGCCATGTACAATTCTTTTCCCACTCATGTCACCAGATATCCAGAACAAATCATTAAGTCAACCAGTCCTGACTTTTTGGTCTCTGAAAg ACCCTCCAATCGGCATGAGGAGCACGTGGACAATGTGCGCCGATTCCACCAGTCTTTACAGCAAGGGGACAAAAGCTTGGAATATGCTCAGAGCGGTGAAGCACGCTCCTCTCGTTCTGCACTTTTCACAGCTCTTAG AAAAAATCTTGGTGAACTGGATGATATTCAGAGATATTTCAGTCAGAAGCTGTCCACCCCTTCGTTTCCACATGTTTCTGACCCTAATAAATCGTCACGACTTTCTGAAAATGGAGACTACGTTCAAGTACCTCAAAGCAACTCTCCCAGCACTGAAGCCACACAGCTTCTGGCAAAGTCAAGCAGGCTGGTCTGTGAAGTAAACAACCTGTTTAGCG GTCATCATGGAAAAACTCAAGATTTGTTTCTTGAGAAGCCTCAACTTGTGCCTGAAGTCAGCAAAGACAACGTAAGGCTCCAGGATCAAGTCCAGTTTGAAAGAGATTTAACTGAGGCAACAGATGTAGCATATCTAGATCTAGTAGCTGGTGCCACAAATGAGGAAGGAATCTCTTCTCCTATCTGTTTCCCAACAGAATATCAAAACTTAAGCACAAGGGCTCGCAATGGGCAATTAATTCAGGATGATGTCAGTTCTGAGAGTGATCTGGCCATGGACGATGCTACTGAACAACGAGATAATAATACCAGTGACGCCTGCTCTGAGGATGAATATGAAGAGGCTGTAATCCAACCAAGAGCCCTAAACGATGTGACTGGAATGACTGATAGAACCAGTCCGTGGTCCAGCATCGTGTCAGAACCTGATATGGCTTCTGTAGAGCAGCTGGATGAAGTGGAACCACTGGGGCAGGAAAGGTTAGAAGCACAAGAAGTCTTGAGAGCTGAGGGCAGTCCGTTACCAGATGTCCTGCATGATGGCCATTCCAGCATGCCTAGTGGTGCACAGTCGCAGATTAGGGGGGAATGCGTTTGGTTTGACAGCCATGTCTCAAGCAGGCACACAGAGACGGCTttgggaggagatgaaggggaagCTCCGGTTCAGGTGGATCGGGATATTGCAGCATCCTCAGCCATTACCAGATTAGATTTCTCACTGGATTCAGGAAACCCAAGCACAGCGGATGGACTTGATAACAGACCGCAAGATCTACACAGAGAGAGTCTCTGTCATGAAAGAAGATTGTCTAGCTCTTCTGAATCATTTCAGCGTGAGTTGAGCAGGAATGATGCTGAGGAAGCTGATGAGGAGACCACTCCAGTCAGATT ACCTGATCCTGAGGTTCTTCCTAATTTTTTCCTACCAACTCAACATCTGGAAGCATCCATGAGAGCCCTCCGCATAGCCCCTGTCTTCCCCTCgtccagttcagatact CTGGAAAGTGGTACTGCCAATGGAATTCCTTTTAGAAGAGTAAAGCGCCAAAAGCCCAGTGTACCGTCACCCTCAACCaggaaagaagaaacaaaaagaaTTGCAAAGATTTTTGCAGCTCAGTTTTCACAGAAACAGTAA